The sequence below is a genomic window from Lolium perenne isolate Kyuss_39 chromosome 4, Kyuss_2.0, whole genome shotgun sequence.
GAACAAGTCAAAAAATTATTTGAGAAAAACCCAATGTGAGTTGGAAAATGTGGTGCAGCAAACTCTATCCCCTGAAGTGCGAAAAACGGAGCTATCAGAGGAAATTGAGTGGCTTTTGGAGATGGAGGAAATTCATTGGGCACAAAGGAGTCGTATTAATTGGCTTCAATATGGAGACAATAATACAAGTTATTTCCATATTTTTCTACTGCAAGGATAAAAAATAACCGCATTAAGAAATTGGAGGATGAAAATGGTAATGTTCTAGAGGGAATGGCTTGTTTCAGGATATTTTACAGGTCTCTTTGCAACCGAAGTTGATGAACCTAACCCTGTTAAATGAAGTTAGTTCAAGGGTTTTAGCAGAGATGAATGGTGATTTGAGGAAGCCATATACTTCTGCAGAAGTCAATAAGGCATTATTCTCTATTGGAGACACTAAGGCTCCTGGTATGGATGGTCTTCATGCAAATTTCTTTAAAAAATGCCGGAATATCCTAGAGAACGGAAGGGTGAGTCTTGCGCTATTAATTGCACGAAGAAACCATGGCCATCTCATGGAAGCTTCGCCATGGCCTTCACCTAGCTGCCGCTCGGCCTATCGTGCCCAAAACTCCGAGAGAGGAATTAAGGTCGAGCTAACAGTTTCTAGGCCCGACTGATGAGTGGACGTCAAGGTAGATTATTAGAGTAGCAGCAGCCCAAAGATGTTGGGCTAGCAATGAAACATGTGGCGACGGGTGAAAATCTCGTTTTACGATATTTGACAAACAAAATAACCTAAGAGACCCTGCGGACAAGACCGGTCCATCCAAAGCATTGAACAACCCGATCCAACGGTTTGAGTGCAAAATTGTGAGTTATATTGATATAGTTAATATCTTTTTTTGAGTGGCTGATATAGTTAATATCATCATGCACTTTGATACACGCGCTTCCTCCTTCTACGCATTCAAAGACCTCGCTTTTTTGGAAATAAAGACCCATTCAAGAACTTGCATCGCACCTATAAAAAAACCAATATAGCAAAGTTAGCCTAGTCATAATagggagtaacatagagtagtaatatgcatagtggggagtaacatattTATGGTATCACGTAAACTcatatttattatgttgtagactcatcttatcTTAAGATGTGTGATGCTGTAGTAACATACTACCTAGCTAGTTACTACAAGATACCTCTCGCCATTTAATAGCATGCCATGTTATCTTAATGCTTATGTGGCATTGTATGTAGGTGCATGTTACTATTTTAGTCACTCACTATGAGTAGTTATATCGGTATTCTAGCCGGAAATCAACTTTTAATCTTAGGTGTATATGCTCCTTGGTCCTGCCAACATGAAAAACGTTTTAAAAGAACTATGGAAGAAAAATCACGTATAGATCTTGATATGCTATGTCTTTACATCATGAAAAACGTTTTAAAAGAACTTTTATTTAACACCAAATTTTGTCTTTTATACACGACATAAAAAAATTAACTtttcatgaaacaactttgtgaacaCGTAAAACGTTGAGATGGATGATGCATGCCATTTTTTTGTTGAtatttttaaacatttttaaTGTGTTTATCACTTCTTAAAAACCATATGCTTCTGGGTGAAAACCGATATAGCGATATTTAAAACCATGATCTCCATCCATATACTCTTCTGATTTGAGCTGCATTTCATAGTTCAGACATTCACTGACACACCAGTAATCTAGACTATTATACTATACTTGATTATTTGTTTCTCCATAATTTACTGACACTAAGCAAGCAAACGATGGTTATGTAGGTGAGATCTGCTGTCTACTCTCCAATGTTTAGGTGCAGCAGCTCTCTGAACTCCACCCTCCTGGTCTCGGTATGCAGCGTCCTCTTCTTATTGGGCCAGTAGGTGACCCATATCCTCCCCTTGATCTCCCACTCCATGGTCTTGCCGGCGGCCGCCGCGCCCATCCTCCAGCACACGGCCTCCCCGTACTCGTCGCCGGCGAAGATCACTCCGCCGTTCCTCGTGAAGGGCCTGCTGGGACTGGTGTACCTGTTCCTGAACCACGATCTCGGCTGGAAGAGCTCCAGCTTTGGCGGCTCGCTGGAGAAGACCTCCCTgcccccgccgccgtcgccgtggaGGAACCAGCTGAGCGACGCCGTATTGCCATGCACCGAGTGCTCGAACTTCCAGGGCTTCATGCTCCTCGTCACCGTCTCGTGTGCCGACAAGCTGATGCCGATCGACGCCGGCGCGGCGCCGAACGTCGTGTCGATGCCCTTGTCGGCGCCGACCTCCTGGACGGGATTGTCCGTCGACCTGCTCACGGACAGCGAGAGGATGTCCGACTGCGCCAGGGGAGTCAGCTGCAGCGATATGCGCGACGGGAAGTGCTTCTCGTCCGAGCCGTGCCCCTGCCTCGCCATGAGAGTCTCGGACACCAGCTGGATAACGTCACACCTGCAGAAGCCAGAAAACAACAAGTGATCGATTAGAAGTAAAACGATAACTGTTCTTGCTGGTCAATGCATTGTTGAATGAGTCGCATGGAATGGATCGGAGACCTGATGTTGTCGACGTTAACGGCGACGTCTATCCAGTTCTCCTTGAAGGCGACTCTGTAAACGAACTGGATGACGCTCTCCAGCTGCTGGTAGTTGAGCGAGAAGAGCAGCCTCTCGTCTTTGGCCAGCTGCTGCTGTTGGTGGTGATGGGACGACGGGTGGTGCTCCATGGTCATGGCCACCACCGGGCAGTACAGCTGCACCTTCCACAGCCTGCTCGCCGACAGAGCGTAGGTGAAGACCGCGAAACGCGGCGGTGGCGCCGGCGCCGTGCCTGACCTGAGAGCCTCCATAACCCAGTTGGTGACGCCCAGGTTCACCGACCGCATCCACTGCTCCTCCAGGCTGGACCCGAGGGCCAGCATCAGCTCCCTCGCCGCGTGACGCATCTCGTGGCCGTGCTGGGTCAGCCGCGCGGTGATGGTGCCGATGAACTCTCTGCGGAGCGTGGACGGAGCCTCGTACACGCAGACCAGGAATGCCAGCATCAGGACCGACAGGCTCAACATCATGCCTGAATCTTCAGACATCTGCACATTTGGCAGCATCAAGATTGACCTGCTGCTACAGTATGGCCCATACCTGAGCACCCCACATATGATCTCGACCAAGAACTGGGTAGCGACGTCGTCTGTGGTGTAATTTGCAGGTTTCGGCTTGGGGCTCCATAGTGAGACTTGATCATGATCATCACAGATGGAGAAACACAAACTGAATGAACGGGTTTCGGTTTCAGATTGCCTACTCATCACCACAAGGTTCAGAGATTGGTTTGTGGATGGTGAAGTGCATATCTGGAGAGAGTGGGATTCCTTTGCTCTCCATTGCTTGGGGAGGCTCCGGATCCACTGCCAAATGTCAGGAACCAAGCCAGAAGCCATGGTCTCTCCCTGTGGAATATGGATGGACTCCATGACCACCACCTCTGCCCAATAAATAAACAAATCAAGGCACCAGGTAAACTCTAAACGGCAAGTACTAGAAGAAAGTCAAAATTATTAGGAATCATCGGTAAGGTAAGTTGAGGACAACTGGAACTCTAGTTTGCTATCATTGCAAAGGGCCCTTTCAAATGATGTGTAGATCCAGTAATGTCTATTTCAGCACATTGTTGAGTAGTGCAAGGGAGCGTTTTCTTGCTAGCGCGGTGCCTATCCGAGATATCCCTGTATGCTCTGCTTTTTTGCTTTCAAGCACACGCCAAGCTTTGTTTCAGATTATATATCAAGGAAAATCAAAGTAGTCTAGTCGAACGGAGAAGGGTGATCAATCAAGACAAGAGGAAGAAAGCCCAACTTCAGGAACTTGGAACTCGATCGCTATTGCTTAAGTCAGTAGGTATAGGGGTTAGCACATGGCATGATGTCAAATGTGCTAAGATGACTTTTGTCCATAAACCTTTTTGTAAGATAAAAAGGAAAAATATATTTAGTCCCTTCGCGCTTTCCAGTAGGTAAAGGGTAGTTTCAATGGTGGTACTTCTTTTTGTCACTGATGGACGGAGTAAGAAGAGTTCGAAAAGAGAAATACCACGAagagcaaaaacaatcttcaaatGTTTCTTAACCCGGCTTTCCCCCAATATATGTGGCATTACCTTCTTTTAATGAATTTTAATCTTTTGAGGTTCCCCGAAAAGAAAAACAGTTTCCTAGTTTAAAAGCTTGGCAGGAATGGCTTTAACTTTCACATAGCATGAGAAGAACCTTTTCCAAAATATGACTAGTATtctaaatagaattttgttttcgTGGTGCGGTTAGGTACAACGATGTACCATTCTTTGTACCTTTTCCATGTGAGAACAGAACCAGATCCTTCTCGTAAATTTGTATCATCCAATTCCATATTCCTCATCCCTCCATTTCAGCTTTTTGCTGAGAACATGGATGCTTCATGCCTCTTATATCATCAGACAGCAAGTACTTCCTGCATCACCAAACGTTTAGATAGCTCACCAACTGTTGAAATCATCACCTAAACAACTTTATTCTAGGAATCTCTCTATGCGGTAGATTGCCTTCACCAGTTGCTATCCACGAAAATGTCATTacaaaaaaatatttaaaaagtTCGGATGCTAATTATAACTAATATTTATATACTGAAAAAGGATTATAGTCTAAAGAGCAGTTATACTCCATTGTAAGGTCTAGATTTGAATAGCACATGACCCAAGTAACATGTTATACATAGGCATTGCACCACAAGTACTGATATCTGATTGTATATTAATTAAGATCATTTCATTTCATGCATGTGTTCAATCATAATGCAAGCACACAATCAAGATGAGGTGGTGCATGAACATAAACGGAATGTCTCATAGGTCAGGTCATCAGGAACAAAATACAGAAAATAGTAGATTTAATGGGCCAGAAATGCAGGCCAATTGAGGACTATATCACCAGCCAATTGAGGTCAACAACATATGACAAAATTACATTGGAAAAGGGACAAATAGCTCAACAAGCTTTATGAACTTCAGATCTGCGATAGAATTAATTCTTGAAAAAAATAGTTTGGGCGAAAATAGCCAACACAAACAAACAAACTGACTACTTTATCTGAAAAGCAGATCTGGCCAATATCTACAAGATCGGGATCCTCTTTGCTCACAAGGAAAATTACATTTGATTGGGCAATATACCTTCTTATCATACAACTGTCAAATTAAGAAACACATGCTGACAACAAGCAGATTAGAATCACAACCAACCCACGATGAACATAATGGACTGTACTATGCTTTCTATGAACATGAAAAATATTGAAATAGATCTGAAGTCATCATAAGATAAAGATACAAATAAACTACACCACTACCTAACAATCCAGACCAAGGCCACGAATAATCAGCTGGGAACATCAAAGCTATCTGATGTGATGCCTGCCGTCCCAGGATCCCAGATACTTCTGTCCAGCCATGTCTTCATAAAAAATCAATCCCTACTTTATATATCGCCAATTAATCTGTCAGTGTGACGAGAGTAGTGAAGACTCCATAGCCAGCAAAACCCAGGCCAAAGATAAGGAAACTGTAGTCCAACACCCTTTGCCACAGGCTCATTGACGAGCCAACGATGTTGAGGTGGAACAAGGTAGGCAGCACGAAGGAGAGCAGAGCACACATTGTGCTCCCTACAAAGGAGACAAATGATCCGAATTCAGGTACGAAGGATGCCACCACAGCGAGGATGGTCACTGTGAAGATGCGGCTCGAGTGCAGGCCTAGCCATTCAGCACCAGGAACACTGTTGGAAAGCTTCTGGAAGCATCCACTTGATCTGAACCTATCCTCCACTATCTCGTGGATTGGGTGCATCATAACAGGGAATGTGAATGCTAGTGCAATGCATAGGCCAACCTGTCAAGGGATTTTCCGAACTGTTAGAATACAAAAATCACTATTCCAGCAAGTTAAGTTCCATGTGACAACAAATTATACAAATTTGACAACATTAGAGATTCACACTTCTATCATACTCTTCAATTAAGGAACACTGGGGCTGTAACGTGAAAATGCAAAATATTTGAGTAGAAGCAATGGCATGCTTCAACAACAATCATGCAAGTAGATTGTGAACATTGCACTAACCTTAACTGCGGCAGATGACCAACTATTTGGAAGATTAAGTGTTATGATGTCCATAGTAGCCTCGCCATAGGCCAAATACCCACATATTCCAAAACATGAATACACAAATATGATGCCCACAACTGCTTGAGAAAGTACCCAACGAAACTTTCTCCGTTCCGCCATTGATGATTCTAGTGACAATGTCATGCTGAATCCTTCAAAGCAGAAGACTGCAACCCCAAAAGCAAAAGGTATCGCCGTAACTCCATTAAAAGCACTTCTATTTGCAAATGGATGATCAATTAGCTGAAGATCCTTTCTGATAACCATTGCCATCGCTAGGACATTGCATACATCAGCAAATATACTGAATGGTGAAAGAGAAGGCAGTGAACGGATGAAGGATAATGCAATTTGCACAGGCAGGAGGACGGCGAAGATGAAGCCAGCTGATGACATCGACTGGCTAAACACGGAATGGAGATTTTCGCCAATGAATACTAGGTAAGCTACAGATCCACCAGCTTGCGAAACAAGGATAAGAATCTCTGTTAAGCATCGACCTACAGTCCCAAAGCACTTGTCACCCAAGTCTCCATATGTATAGTGAACATCACATGGTTCCTCAGTTTCTTCCTTTTGCAATTTATCTCTACAGTCCACCTTCAGATAAGAAATCGATACCAAGTAAATTAGACAGCTGGAAAGTTGTTGTTATCAATGTGATCTTTAATGTGCAGAATTCGAACAAACTATCAGGCAGGGTGTACTCAACAAATTCAACAAAAAAGCATAATTCAAAAAGCTTGCCCATTCAACCTAACTACTATGTGTGGAACAATTATCATGTTTACAGAAATAATACTACGGTACCAAGAATGGACTAACACCATAAGATTGACAATGTATAGTGATTCTGTTCTGATACCCTCCCGGTAATGTTTATGGTTTCGTGATTCATTTGGTTTTATTTCCTATTGTTTGGGAAAATCTTGAGTTACTGGAGATACTTGATGGACCATAATTTTTTTTGAGAAATGAAAAGGTACAGAAAGCCTCGTTATTTAACAGTTGGGGACAAGATATCCCCAGCTGTACCCATAAGCAAGACAAAGAGTGCACAATATTTTATCCTGAGTGACCAAATACTAACCCTGTCGACACCATAGCTTCTAGCCTCTGATTGTTCACAACAATATGTCAATATGGTAGGTAGGATTACGGATAGGATTAATGTTCCATCGAAATGTAAGCACAAACGCCATTCA
It includes:
- the LOC127296838 gene encoding amino acid transporter ANT1; the protein is MAAEPAKGEAAPLLAREDSKGRGGAARGGATWAQTLGNVVVSIVGTGVLGLPYAFRAAGWVAGSIGVAAAGFATLYCMLLLVDCRDKLQKEETEEPCDVHYTYGDLGDKCFGTVGRCLTEILILVSQAGGSVAYLVFIGENLHSVFSQSMSSAGFIFAVLLPVQIALSFIRSLPSLSPFSIFADVCNVLAMAMVIRKDLQLIDHPFANRSAFNGVTAIPFAFGVAVFCFEGFSMTLSLESSMAERRKFRWVLSQAVVGIIFVYSCFGICGYLAYGEATMDIITLNLPNSWSSAAVKVGLCIALAFTFPVMMHPIHEIVEDRFRSSGCFQKLSNSVPGAEWLGLHSSRIFTVTILAVVASFVPEFGSFVSFVGSTMCALLSFVLPTLFHLNIVGSSMSLWQRVLDYSFLIFGLGFAGYGVFTTLVTLTD
- the LOC127296837 gene encoding uncharacterized protein produces the protein MIQIYEKDLVLFSHGKEVVVMESIHIPQGETMASGLVPDIWQWIRSLPKQWRAKESHSLQICTSPSTNQSLNLVVMSRQSETETRSFSLCFSICDDHDQVSLWSPKPKPANYTTDDVATQFLVEIICGVLRYGPYCSSRSILMLPNVQMSEDSGMMLSLSVLMLAFLVCVYEAPSTLRREFIGTITARLTQHGHEMRHAARELMLALGSSLEEQWMRSVNLGVTNWVMEALRSGTAPAPPPRFAVFTYALSASRLWKVQLYCPVVAMTMEHHPSSHHHQQQQLAKDERLLFSLNYQQLESVIQFVYRVAFKENWIDVAVNVDNIRCDVIQLVSETLMARQGHGSDEKHFPSRISLQLTPLAQSDILSLSVSRSTDNPVQEVGADKGIDTTFGAAPASIGISLSAHETVTRSMKPWKFEHSVHGNTASLSWFLHGDGGGGREVFSSEPPKLELFQPRSWFRNRYTSPSRPFTRNGGVIFAGDEYGEAVCWRMGAAAAGKTMEWEIKGRIWVTYWPNKKRTLHTETRRVEFRELLHLNIGE